DNA sequence from the Kwoniella dendrophila CBS 6074 chromosome 11, complete sequence genome:
ATGATAAAAGCACAGtcatatcttcagctttactcGTTATGCAATGGACTCTGAGACTTCGACTTACCAATGAGTTTGTACTCCAATCTCCTTTTGTGCAATTTTCAAAATATACTATTGCCTAGATGAGATGAGGTTAGTTCACTGTGATTGAGATAGAAGTATGACGCCTTGAAATTAATGCGTGATAAAGAGTGGATTCGAAAACTAGGATGATGAGATAAGCTGTACTGACTTGCATCTATCGGTAGTCGGCAAATGTCAGCTTTACATTCATTTCACCATGTCGACTCAATTCCACTTACAGCCAGCAATCCGAAACCAAATACACTGAGTAATACTCCAACTTCTAGGGGGCCATACTGTTCATATTTCATCTCAGCTCCGCCCGGAAGTGATGCTACCACCAGGACGAACAAACTCACTATGTCGAACAATTCTGCATCAGGAAcacctggtgtaggtgaCATGTTGTTGTATCTTGCGAACAAATTTGAGATGGTgcaaggtgaagatattttaTAAGGGATTATATTCCGGATTCCCTATTTGGTTCGTCGCACCTCCTATGAGCGTCAGCGAACTTGATGATCTAATAATGTTGGTAAAATTCGATCAATCTTGAGATCTGTAAAAGTTGTGATAGACTATCCTTCCTATTGATGGTCAGGTATTATGTATATAACgtccttttcttctctttaaCTGTCAAAGCATGCAAAATCTCTGTGAACGGAGAgacatacatatatatatcttgttacaaatttattatatttttattctttctcttttgacGATTTAAGTTTCTTCACCGTTTTCAGAACATTGATTTTATTCGTCTTCATGTATAAAATTACAGAGAAATCTAAAACAGAggaatgattatgattgatCGACCGgatgattgatatacttAAAGTTTCGATTGAAATTTCTCAGCTGAACCTGATCGATtatatgaaggtgattgtAATTATGCTCTTGATTACATGACAAAAAGCGAACTTTGACGAGATCGATTGATACGAAACACAATTGCTAGTATTGTGTTCATTGATGTGATAACTAGACTGAGTTCGTTGCAATTACTTCTTGGTAATAACTTTGTATTTACACCTGTAACCGAGAAACcagaaaaaataaaaaagcCAAGCCCAGTTGTGtaattttcattttttgaattacagcattttcatttcttaCTTGGTTTCTTTACGTTGGTAACGGTTTCGCTCTTCAAGGGTTTTTTACGTTATATTTTACTCTAATTCGTCTTGTTTTACATATGTGCTGTACTCAATTCTAGCGTCCTGCTGCTCGCTAGCGTAAGAAAGATGTTGTCAAGCGGAAAGCTCTTGTAGAATGGAGATCTACGGCACAGGAACCATGAAAAAAACACTCATAAGCTTGTTAACAGATTAGTGAGGGCTACGTACTGCATGAGCAAAGTTTGACTGTCATGATGTGACTGCAACATCACCATACCGGAAATGGCGTCCTGCATTCATGCCAAGCGCATGTGAACTAGCCCTGATGAGTATATGTGGTCTATCGATCTTGCTGTGTTTTAGCAGATATACATACTCCTAGTTCTTCGAGCACCTATGCGAAGACGATAACTCAAGTGCGGTAATTGACGATTGCGATATACTATGGATTCGTTAGCTGTGAACTAAGTCGAGAAGGGGACGAACGATGGTGTCCATTTCATTTGAACAAACAAAGGCCGTAGATTACATTCACGCccaggtaaatcatttgattcagaaTCACTAGGGTTTACTTCATGTTTCCAGCCAATTATGGTAATCTAAATGTGGTAAAAGTATTCATAATAGCTGGTGGCTGTAGATCAGTTACAAGGGAAACAAACGGTTTTTACCGGAAACATCACCATTCCTGATGTTAACTTTTGATTCCGTCAATAGTTGATCGAGGATTTCTCGTTATTATGCATGGAGTTCAATTTGGGATCTTTCCGAAAGCATGGTTAAATGTGGTCATAGTGATGCTTATATcgaaccttcttcatctttaatGATACGCCATATGGCTCAAGGTACAGAATAATAtgtattattgatgatgatagcaTACCATTCATTGATCACTAATCCCGCCCGTAGCGCTTGCAGATTGATCATGCAATAGCAATTCCTTTCGAGTATGATCGcagtaaagaagatgatctcTGGCGTTGCATATATTCTATTGGTCTAATTTATAAAAAGTTCGCAATGAGAAAGCTACAATCACTTTCGCTTCTTTTTCTCATGTAGGGCTTTTCGTGGCTTGGAACCAATCTACGCCAAATGCGCAAGTCAAACGGAATTGCGTGATTTAAAAAGTCAAAAGTTGAGTTCTGATACAGGAGAAATCTTTTCTATCAGTTGGAGATCTTATCAAAAAGGATGCTAGAATCTATATGGTTGGACTCTGCTCACTAAACCCAACCGAGAATACCTTATAGATTATCAAATGCATTGCGATTCGTTCATAAAAATTCTACCATACTCCAAACTCTCTCAATCTCCCAGCCCTCGTTGAACTGATAAAAAACATtttctttaacttttttaccattacctaGCGTTATATCTAATCTTGCacttatctttcttttctctaAATCAGTTACAATATCCAGAATTTTGAATATAGATTTAGGTATGATTAAATCGTGATACTCCAGTTTAGATAATTGTTTATCATTATGATTTATTGTTTCGGCTAAATATGGATCAAGGGTCGAACTAGGTAAGGAATTAATTGCTTTGATATATGATCTATAATGATTTTCGAGTCCGCTCAAAGTGTTGATGTTAAGTTCGGTTGACatttcttttgcttcttctgGGGTAGTGTCGAACAGTACAAACGAGATTTCTAAAGTTAGTATAGGTTCATACCTTCCAAAAAAACGATGTTGAAGATATAAAATAACCTACTTCCTTCCGCGTActcatcagattcagaaaaaGCGATCTCGTTGAATGATTACGTCATACCGCATTCAACTGCTGGAAGAAGCGTCTCTCTGCTTGTGACTGCTAATCCAGATTCAAACAGGTTCTTTGCTTGTCAATGACATGATAACATAATGCATGTATATACGGATAACAAAAGAACAAGGAAAGTCCGAGCAGAAATAATTATATACATCGTACAACTGAATCAGGACAAAAGCACGTTCTGACTTAACTTTCAACTCGAAATATCATACATCCTGTAATTCTTTCAATACTTTCTCGATAGTGCTGACTAAAATTTCTGAATGTTTTTCACCAAAAGTTAACATAGGTCTTAATCTAACAGTTTGTTCACCACATCCACCAATTTGAATACCATTATTTCTCATTTTACCTACAAATGAATCTCTTAGTTGTGGTGAAGTTAAATCAAATGCTAAATATGTTCCATCGCCTTCACCTCTGAAATTCATTATTTTGCCTTTAGCATTTGATGtttcaaataatgatttgaatgatttagataaGTTCAATCCTGTTCGTGCAGTATGTGAAACTAAATTATTCTGGttgattatcttgatcatttctcGAGCTTGTAATGCTCTAATAGGGTCACCCTACGAAATAAAAGTAGACCGTTAGtcttatcttctttcttgtaaTGCGAGTATATGTAGGAAATCGAAGGGGGCTTACCATCCAAGTGTTATAGTTTCTATAAGGTGCATTAGGTCTTGTTTCCTTTTTATGGAACACACCAGCAGCTTGCATTTTCTTCGAGAATGTAACGAAatcaggttcttcaccttgttgTAAACCCCATTTCTCGTGTGCCCAGAAAGTGCCTGTTGCCCCGACACCAGTTtgaacttcatcaacaataaagAATGCTCCGTGTTTCTTAGCGATAAGTCTGAGTTGTCTAAAGTAATTGTTTGAAGCATGTTTATCACCTCCTTCAGATAAGATTGGTTCAATGATTACTGCTGCTACAGGTCGAGTTGATTTACTATACGTGTGAATTATCAAGGAATCAGCCAAATCGGCAGGAAAAGACGAGTAATGTAATGCTTACCTctcaatcaatatcttctcATATTCCTCTAGAcatctcttctcttctgCTTCATTCTCCTTGACATGCTCATTCAAAGGATATTTGAGTTCAGGGAAAGGAGCAGCGGGCCAGTCAAATGCGGGTATATCGACCTAAAACACGCTCATCATTAGCTAGAGAACACTACCGCAATCTTCCAGACGAATAACATACTTTGTGTATAGCTTTACTTCTTGTTGCACTCAAACTTCCAAATAGTCTACCGTGGAAACCAGATTTGAAGGAAAGAACGGAAAGTTGTGGTGCACCAGGTGTGTGGTTCAACATACAAGAATCTGTACAAAATATTATGTCAGCGTTACAATACAGCAGACATGACGAAGCAAAGGCATATCTGGCTCacccatttcttctttggtgaATGGTACATCAGGCCCACCTCTTTCCCTTTGCCTGTAAGCCATAAAAGAACACTTGAACGCGGTTTCTAAATTTGGTACGCAATCAGTATAAGTCGAATGATACTCATTTCTTGGATCTGATCTGCTGGACATACCATTTGCGCTAGATCCACAAAGGGTAGTGATCAATTGGTCTAGCCCTTTAGGTTGCACGGTCAAAAGACCAGTTTTGATCCATTCTGTCCATTGTACAGGCGGGAAAGAACCCAATGCAGGCCTGTTCATTGCTGCTTTGGCGAATTCATCCTGTAATAGATAACCAGTGTAAGCTTTCTACACGGGAACCAAAGATCATTCAGGTCCAGTTACGAAAGGAGGGCGTAACGCGAATTTAAGTTTTATGGATAGGGCAATTGAAGTAAAGTCTACCCTCACGAAAGGAGGTTACTACCGGCTTACAGTCTTAGCAAGTTCTAAAAGAGCTGGAACATTATATCCTAAAGCTATTGAAGAAATCTGTGCAAACACATCAAGAAGGACATTCCCGTCTGCATCAACAAGGTAGTTTCctaaataatgataatgattagCTGATAACTACGGTATCAAATATTGAGTAGACGTACCGTGTGATTCTTCATAGTTTGGTACGATTACATGAGTTCTAGGATCTTGGAAAGTGCCGATTTCGTGACTCTACAAATTTGTGAACATCAGCTTGATTACCACTTTAAATTCGCTTGAGATTACTTACAGCAGCGATACCTTTTGGTCCAGGTACTTTTTCGGTCTTGACTGATGGTCGACTAGGTTCATTCGGTATGAGATCTAACGATGAGAATTGCCTTGCACCGACAAGCTGACGACGGATAGGGGTTCTTTGAGCGGATCGAGCGACTCGAGATAGCATGGTGAGGATGACTTGATGTAGGAGTTTTTGGATGAACTTTGTCGATACTGGCTGATATATCTAGTTATATACACTCAATTGGTGGAAGCCAAAAGTCACTAATGTAATGAGTTGCAATGAAAGAGGTATAAACACGTCGTTTATTGTATTATTTTTGGAGTATACACAGCAAATGGGGAGGTGTTGACGATCCTTTTGATCGTTCAGATGATCTCGTGGTTTAATGTAGATCTATGGTGGCGATCAACAATGCAGCAagtagaaagaagagaacaaggaggaagaagaagaagaagtaaatcaatattaAGATGATCTATCATTTATAAGTTTACTTCGATAAGGGTGGTGGTCTGATATTTCTCGGTTGTTCGGAATTCGATTATCAGGCGAGAAAAGTGATTATTACATTTAGGCGAGTTTTGGTTATACTCGTAAGCAGGAAAAGTTCGGCTGTTCCGGCTGACCTTTTTAACCTGTACAATTCTTTTCTTACCTCATAAACAATGCGATGCCCGCTTTCTTGATTCATGCATATTCAGTTGTGAAGTGAAGCGTTTTGCGTTCATCCAATATGCTTGCACGTCAGCAGGACATACAAACGGCACACAATTTGTACATAGAATTGTTGTTATCCCCTTTCTCTGACTCCATAAAGTAACTTTGTAACAGCCCAGTGAGGATGAGAACATTCGCTTCAATGAAGGTGAGCATAAAGTAATTAACCGTAATCTCAAACGATTCTCCCATCAATTGGAAAGGAACCATCACACATGATTCAAGCGAATTTGCGCAACGGAAGTAATCTTATAAGTAAAACTAGCGCTTAAATAATCAACGGCGATTTTGCCGAGATTacaatttcatcattgtaGGCTATCTTAAATCCGGTCTACATTTTGAACTTCTATAATTGAGAATAGAGAAACTTGAGGTGCACGTCGTCTGTTCATCATGAGATATGTGATAGGGCAGAAACAAATCTCGGTTATCTGTTCAAGTAGATTGATCGGATTTTAACGAAAACGGACCGCTACATGTCAATCATTACGTTCCATCACTTTGGTGGTATAGAGTTTCGGTTTCGTCATTTCTTGGCTTTCCGCGAATGTTATACATCAGAAGAAATGCAAACACGCATTGCACTAGCTTCAGTCCTTTGCTGCAAGGGGTATATAGTTGTTTACAAGGGGGTAATAACTTTCAATGAGAATTAACATCAGGAGATCCAATCAAGCGATCTATATAATGGTACACCTGAAAATCATGGCTCTGGGTTGTTGCTTTATTGCTACTAAACGAATGTGCTCTCTTCGCCATAAACGGATCATCCGATGTTCAATCCTGACGGAATGTTTCTCGTCGTGGGCTGTGAGAGTGATCAGGGATACACCCTGCAAATGATCGATACATGAACATACAATATTCATGCATCTTTCCGGTCTGATAGCTTTCGGACACCTCTCTTAAGTCttgttgattgatcaatCGTCACGCCAAGCTACTTCACCTCTTGACCACCTTTCGGCCCATATAGCACGCTTATGATAAGTCTTTCTTGCAGCCTTAAACTCATTGATGAACTCGTCTATTGCTTTATTTTGATTCTACATGTATCGCAGACAAATGGGTTAGTTTCGTCATACGATGACAAACGATCATCTTATCAAATTGTCGACAAGATGAGATCGTACAAATGTACCTATATTGGTATGGAGGAAATCAACTCACCCTATCTCCTTGTATAGGTGTACTCGTTCCTTCTAAATTCGGTACAGGTGAATCTACTCTTGATCCAGGTATACTAGGACCAGAAGATCTACCTTCAAtgaatgaagatgctatCTTTTCCGATGATTCATCTTGAGATGTCAAAGAATGTCGTAgtcgaagatgaagaaaggaaggTCGATTGCGCTAAATGTAAATGCATTGTATGTCAACCCTTATTTTACTGGTTGATTATTTGAGGGCAACAGAGGGTATTGTCTAGGATAAAAAAGACTTGCCTGGTATAGATTTGCTTGGGCCTTTTCAATATCCAcccatcttcttttcaatcCTTCTGCATAAGCATACGATTGAGCTGTCGAATCCCGTAAAGCCAGCAATTCATCCCTTAATTCAAGGTTGGTTTCTGTAAGTTTGGttatcattagctttatctaTCTTGACTGAGtgttgaattgatgaatcCAACTCACTAGCAATTTCATCGTTTTCCCTTCCCAGCTTCTCTACTTCAGCAGCTAGTTCTTTGACTTCAGGCAAAGTAAACAAGAAAGCTTCTGTCAATTCGGGCGACGAAAGAAGATCTTTCAAGAATGATGGAGGGTATTGAGCTAATGAGGGAAATTGCTGTACCAAGGGTGTAGACATTATGAGATGTGTTTATGATAACAGCGAAGGTTCGATCTCGTCCAGTGGGTGTTCAGGAAGTACAAGTGGATGTAAAGTATATATTGGAGATTAATTATGTCAACAGGCAATAGTTCCAGAGCTGCTCTACTGTAATAACAATCGAAGTTCAAGGCGCCGATAGGGCGGTGGTCGCCGCCGATGATCTTGCTGTATGTTGTTATAGCCGTGTCCGGTTGTTAAGATCAATTCAGATTCCAGAATTCACTTTGTCTCAaccattctcatcattcttttcGTCACTCAAAAGCCTATACTCAAACATCAACAGTTTCGTTTTAGGTCATAGATCTGTaatgttatatatatttccAGCATCTGGAGAAAGGTAAAGTATTGTTATAGACCAAACATACATGGGACAATCAAGGAACAGCGTTACTTTCATCCCATCGAATCTTGACgtcattatcaacatatatcgagaatcagatatatcagctgGAGAATGGCACGTTCAGGCAACCCAACGTCAGCGACAAGCGGGTCTAGaaaagatcagcttctcAATGAGAACTTTGTTAATGAGGAGTAAGTCCATGTCACCTACGGGAACTTGACAGGATTAGTACGTATGTAGCTCGATGACTGACAAATTTCCCCCAAAACAGGCATCTCAAAGCGTTTGCATCAGCTCTTACAGTAAATGATACGCTTCATCTTGATGGAGAAGCATCACCTCTATCTCCTAGATCTCCTCCTGTTCCGTTAGATTCACCAAATATAGgtacctcttcttcatcaagattacaACCTACAACCTGGAAATATGGTCCGGATAATGGTGCATTTCATAGTGGACCTTCAGGATCTGGGGAAAGAGTAGAAAAGTTGACAGCTACTTCGGATTTCGCTGTAAGTATTATTCTCGCTGCTTGTCATATTTGTGGAATCGTGTACTGATGCGTATCTCGTTGTTAGCCTATACATCAAC
Encoded proteins:
- a CDS encoding 4-aminobutyrate aminotransferase, whose product is MLSRVARSAQRTPIRRQLVGARQFSSLDLIPNEPSRPSVKTEKVPGPKGIAASHEIGTFQDPRTHVIVPNYEESHGNYLVDADGNVLLDVFAQISSIALGYNVPALLELAKTDEFAKAAMNRPALGSFPPVQWTEWIKTGLLTVQPKGLDQLITTLCGSSANETAFKCSFMAYRQRERGGPDVPFTKEEMDSCMLNHTPGAPQLSVLSFKSGFHGRLFGSLSATRSKAIHKVDIPAFDWPAAPFPELKYPLNEHVKENEAEEKRCLEEYEKILIESKSTRPVAAVIIEPILSEGGDKHASNNYFRQLRLIAKKHGAFFIVDEVQTGVGATGTFWAHEKWGLQQGEEPDFVTFSKKMQAAGVFHKKETRPNAPYRNYNTWMGDPIRALQAREMIKIINQNNLVSHTARTGLNLSKSFKSLFETSNAKGKIMNFRGEGDGTYLAFDLTSPQLRDSFVGKMRNNGIQIGGCGEQTVRLRPMLTFGEKHSEILVSTIEKVLKELQDV